The proteins below come from a single Spirochaetota bacterium genomic window:
- a CDS encoding rubrerythrin family protein translates to MKSVKGTKTEKNLLASFAGESQARNRYTFFASQAKKEGYEQIAAIFLETAENEKEHAKRFFKFLEGGVVEINASYPAGVIGTTVENLKAAAAGENEEHTLLYPSFADVAEQEGFKDIAIAWRKIAEVEKHHEERYLALMKNIQDGTVFKKKGKTKWKCRNCGYIHEGESAPEKCPTCLHPQAYFEVLDDNF, encoded by the coding sequence ATGAAAAGTGTAAAAGGAACTAAGACAGAAAAGAACCTTTTAGCGTCTTTTGCGGGCGAATCACAGGCCCGGAACAGGTATACCTTTTTCGCCTCACAGGCTAAAAAAGAGGGATATGAGCAGATCGCGGCGATATTCCTTGAAACCGCCGAGAACGAGAAAGAGCATGCCAAGCGCTTTTTCAAGTTTCTCGAAGGCGGAGTGGTGGAAATCAACGCCTCCTACCCGGCCGGCGTCATAGGCACCACGGTGGAAAACCTCAAAGCCGCCGCCGCCGGCGAGAATGAAGAGCACACCCTGCTCTATCCGTCCTTCGCTGACGTAGCGGAACAGGAAGGATTCAAGGATATCGCCATTGCCTGGAGAAAGATCGCCGAAGTGGAGAAGCACCACGAAGAGCGCTATCTGGCGCTCATGAAGAACATACAGGACGGTACGGTCTTCAAGAAAAAGGGAAAGACCAAATGGAAATGCCGCAATTGCGGTTATATCCACGAGGGCGAGAGCGCCCCGGAAAAATGCCCGACCTGTCTCCATCCCCAGGCATATTTCGAAGTGCTCGATGACAATTTCTAA
- a CDS encoding ferritin: MIVKKVEDAINNQINAEQYSAYLYLSMCAYFQNKGLKGFAHWMEIQAAEEFSHSRKFYRYLFDRGGRVLLKPIEGPPTDWKSPEHVFEEVYRHEQKVTGLINDLVNLSIAEKDHATNNMLQWFVAEQVEEEASALEILDELKLIGNDGNGLLMKDRELAQRILNMALYTGIAGAGA; encoded by the coding sequence ATGATAGTCAAAAAAGTAGAAGATGCCATCAACAACCAGATAAACGCCGAGCAGTATTCGGCTTACCTGTATCTTTCAATGTGCGCCTATTTCCAGAACAAGGGATTGAAAGGCTTCGCCCACTGGATGGAGATCCAGGCGGCCGAGGAATTCTCTCATTCAAGGAAATTCTACCGCTACCTCTTTGACAGGGGCGGAAGGGTGCTTCTGAAGCCCATAGAAGGCCCGCCCACGGACTGGAAATCGCCGGAGCACGTCTTTGAAGAAGTCTACAGGCATGAACAGAAGGTCACCGGCCTTATAAACGATCTCGTCAACCTCTCGATCGCGGAAAAGGATCACGCGACGAACAACATGCTCCAGTGGTTTGTGGCCGAGCAGGTCGAGGAAGAGGCATCGGCCCTTGAGATACTGGACGAGCTCAAGCTTATAGGCAATGACGGCAATGGTCTCCTTATGAAAGACCGCGAGCTCGCACAGAGGATATTGAACATGGCACTGTATACGGGCATTGCCGGTGCCGGCGCATAG
- a CDS encoding desulfoferrodoxin, whose amino-acid sequence MTKRFEIYKCQVCGNIVEVIHESVGTLVCCGQDMTLLTENTTDAAKEKHIPAVSKSDHGIKAKVGEVAHPMEEKHYIEWIQVISADGTSDRKFLKPGQAPEAEFCCADEKSTVREYCNLHGLWKK is encoded by the coding sequence ATGACAAAGAGATTTGAAATTTACAAATGTCAGGTTTGCGGCAATATCGTCGAGGTCATCCATGAAAGCGTCGGAACCCTTGTCTGCTGCGGTCAGGACATGACGCTTCTTACCGAGAATACCACCGACGCGGCAAAGGAGAAGCATATTCCCGCCGTCAGCAAATCCGATCATGGGATCAAGGCCAAGGTGGGAGAAGTCGCCCATCCGATGGAGGAAAAGCATTATATCGAGTGGATACAGGTGATATCCGCAGACGGAACATCGGACCGCAAGTTCCTCAAGCCGGGCCAGGCGCCTGAAGCTGAATTCTGCTGCGCTGACGAAAAATCGACGGTGCGCGAGTACTGCAACCTTCACGGTCTCTGGAAAAAATGA
- the cydB gene encoding cytochrome d ubiquinol oxidase subunit II: METIQILQIIWFILIGVLFIGYSVLDGFDLGIGTLLPYFARDKKDITALFTAIGPVWDGNEVWLLTGGGALFAAFPHVYATVFSGFYLALMLVLFALIFRAVALEFWSLDENRRTLWKWAFTVGSALPSLLFGVALGNVLIGIPLNDKMEFTGTFFTLLRPYPLAIGLLGLSAILLQGCAYGALKTEGELHDRIVSAGKKIAIAYAALLALSIIVAFIVMPERMANIPAWICTAIVFIAIAAARSRLGKNSGFAAFILSSISFIGLWGIAGSIQFPNLVRATDDAGLHLQIYNTSSSQLTLSVMLIIALIGMPIVLGYTIYSYRVFKGKVSQ; encoded by the coding sequence ATGGAAACCATTCAAATCCTTCAGATCATATGGTTCATCCTGATCGGCGTTCTGTTCATCGGCTATTCTGTCCTAGACGGATTTGATCTCGGCATTGGCACCCTGCTCCCCTATTTTGCCAGGGATAAAAAAGATATAACGGCCCTTTTCACCGCCATTGGCCCTGTATGGGACGGCAATGAGGTATGGCTCCTCACGGGGGGCGGCGCCCTGTTCGCCGCGTTCCCCCATGTCTATGCCACGGTATTCAGCGGCTTTTATCTCGCCCTGATGCTCGTGCTGTTCGCCCTGATATTCAGGGCCGTGGCCCTTGAATTCTGGTCGCTGGATGAAAATCGCCGGACCCTCTGGAAATGGGCCTTTACCGTGGGGAGCGCGCTGCCATCCCTGCTTTTCGGCGTGGCCCTCGGCAATGTTCTCATTGGCATTCCATTGAACGACAAGATGGAATTTACCGGCACCTTCTTCACCCTGCTGCGTCCCTATCCATTGGCCATCGGACTTCTCGGCCTGTCTGCGATACTCCTCCAGGGATGCGCCTATGGGGCCCTTAAAACCGAGGGTGAGCTCCATGACCGGATCGTGAGCGCCGGCAAGAAAATAGCTATCGCCTACGCGGCGCTCCTTGCCCTTTCCATTATCGTCGCCTTTATCGTCATGCCGGAGCGGATGGCCAACATTCCCGCCTGGATCTGTACTGCCATTGTTTTCATCGCCATCGCGGCGGCGAGGTCACGGCTCGGGAAAAACAGCGGCTTTGCCGCATTCATCCTGTCGTCGATCTCTTTTATAGGGCTATGGGGTATTGCCGGGTCAATTCAATTCCCCAATCTCGTAAGGGCGACCGATGACGCCGGCCTTCATCTTCAGATATACAACACGTCGTCGAGCCAACTGACGCTTTCGGTCATGCTCATCATCGCCCTGATCGGCATGCCCATAGTCCTGGGGTATACCATATATTCATACCGTGTTTTTAAAGGAAAAGTCTCACAATAA
- a CDS encoding cytochrome ubiquinol oxidase subunit I — protein sequence MDAVLLSRIQFGLTAGFHFIFPPLTLGLTLLIVILELLYYRSGSEHNLKISNFMIKILGLVFVMGVATGIVLEFSFGTNWSNYSRMVGDIFGAPLAAEGVFAFFMESVFLGMLIFGRNRLSKGVYLLSAFLVFFASHLSGLWIIIANSWMQTPAGFAIEGGRAVLKDFFAAAFNDSTLIRYLHTVMGGWITGSLFTAGIGAWYLLKQRDRESAQYLIKIALWLFIAVALLQFGSGHGHAVQVANTQPAKMAAFEALWQSQEGAPMSIIGLPDPSQKKTHFEIAVPKLLSIGINFDPNSRVQGLDEIPEDEQPPIVLTYLTYHGMIGLGSFFALVAAISAILMITGKLKDARWFLWVLVLSVPLPFIANELGWMAAEIGRQPWAVYKVLKTVDAASVVVPAWQILLTIIAFSAIYILLFIVFLKLLFGIIRKGPDKTTLGYVGE from the coding sequence ATGGATGCGGTTCTTCTCTCAAGAATTCAATTCGGTTTAACTGCGGGATTCCATTTCATTTTTCCACCCCTGACACTGGGGCTCACGCTGCTGATCGTAATACTTGAGCTTCTGTATTACAGATCCGGAAGCGAGCATAATCTTAAAATATCAAATTTCATGATCAAGATTCTGGGCCTTGTTTTTGTCATGGGAGTCGCCACCGGTATCGTCCTGGAATTTTCCTTTGGCACGAACTGGTCCAATTATTCCCGGATGGTGGGCGACATTTTCGGCGCGCCCCTCGCCGCCGAAGGCGTATTTGCCTTTTTCATGGAATCGGTGTTCCTGGGGATGCTCATCTTCGGGAGAAACCGCCTCTCCAAAGGCGTATATCTGTTATCGGCGTTCCTGGTTTTCTTCGCTTCCCATCTTTCAGGCCTGTGGATAATCATTGCCAATTCATGGATGCAGACTCCGGCCGGATTCGCCATTGAAGGGGGCCGGGCGGTGCTCAAGGACTTTTTCGCCGCAGCCTTCAACGATTCAACGCTTATCCGCTATCTTCATACCGTGATGGGCGGCTGGATCACCGGATCGCTCTTCACCGCCGGCATAGGCGCGTGGTACCTCCTGAAACAACGGGACCGGGAATCTGCCCAGTACCTGATAAAGATCGCCCTCTGGTTATTCATAGCCGTTGCGCTTCTCCAGTTCGGCTCTGGTCACGGACATGCCGTTCAGGTCGCCAATACGCAGCCTGCGAAGATGGCCGCCTTTGAAGCGCTCTGGCAAAGCCAGGAAGGCGCGCCCATGTCCATCATAGGACTGCCCGATCCGTCGCAGAAGAAGACCCATTTCGAGATCGCCGTTCCCAAGCTCCTGAGCATCGGCATCAATTTCGATCCCAACTCCAGGGTACAGGGCCTTGACGAGATTCCCGAAGATGAACAGCCGCCTATTGTGTTAACATATCTCACCTATCACGGCATGATAGGGCTTGGCTCATTCTTCGCCCTCGTTGCCGCGATCTCCGCCATCCTCATGATAACCGGCAAACTAAAGGATGCGCGGTGGTTTCTCTGGGTTCTTGTCCTATCGGTGCCCCTTCCTTTCATTGCCAACGAACTGGGATGGATGGCCGCCGAGATCGGGCGGCAGCCCTGGGCAGTGTACAAAGTGCTGAAAACCGTCGATGCCGCATCGGTCGTGGTGCCGGCATGGCAGATATTGCTGACTATCATTGCTTTCAGCGCCATCTACATCCTTTTATTCATTGTATTTCTGAAGCTCCTCTTCGGCATTATTCGCAAGGGACCCGATAAAACAACTCTCGGATACGTGGGGGAATAA
- a CDS encoding rubredoxin: MKKYVCSVCGYVYDPEAGDPDSDIAPGTPFEKLPNDWVCPQCGVGKDQFEPYED, translated from the coding sequence ATGAAAAAATATGTATGTTCAGTATGCGGGTATGTCTACGATCCTGAAGCGGGAGATCCTGATTCCGACATCGCACCCGGCACGCCCTTTGAAAAGCTGCCCAATGATTGGGTCTGCCCGCAATGCGGCGTAGGAAAAGACCAGTTCGAGCCATACGAAGATTAG
- a CDS encoding transcriptional repressor yields MKSILLENDISPSFHRLKIYEYLSNNRTHPTVDMIYDEVIKQIPTLSKTTIYNTLKTFSEKGLVSSITIEDNEVRYDADLTFHGHFKCIQCGMLYDIEMDQMSFDKRLSVSRKIQGHYITERQVYFKGICKRCSK; encoded by the coding sequence ATTAAAAGCATTTTACTGGAAAACGACATCAGTCCCTCCTTTCATCGTTTGAAAATCTACGAATACCTATCTAATAACAGGACCCATCCAACGGTAGACATGATCTATGACGAAGTGATCAAACAGATACCGACCCTGTCAAAAACCACCATTTACAATACATTGAAAACATTTTCCGAAAAAGGCCTTGTATCCTCCATTACCATTGAAGACAATGAGGTTCGCTATGACGCGGACCTTACATTTCATGGTCATTTCAAATGCATCCAATGTGGAATGTTATATGACATCGAGATGGACCAGATGAGCTTCGACAAGAGATTGAGCGTCAGCAGAAAAATTCAGGGTCATTATATTACGGAACGGCAGGTCTATTTCAAGGGCATCTGTAAACGATGCTCAAAATAA
- a CDS encoding cytochrome c554 family protein has translation MALLPMSCSKTRHYELSQFVSPETCGGCHAEIYEQWKGSMHSLSHVDPIYKEVALHDLKGVTDPDEIKEAEHCVSCHTPVGYVSGMPLKTSDHLKKIPDLAQKGVQCDYCHSATGAGRIYNADISLKPGNGENEPGIKRGPHKDAKPEFHGAEFSKFHTGAEICGACHDVRHVVFGTRLETPYEEWKKSPYAEKGIPCQDCHMRQRPGIAATGSTDRPDNPGSSAEGGPKRKHIYTHYFTGTNTLVPKLYGNNDQVAMAEERLKNAADVSVGDTIRNGKLTVAVKNKGAGHYLPTGLTHVRQMWLELTVSGRGGATLYRSGGLDPQGRIASGAVIYHTVFGDGKGKPVMNVAKAREILKDKRIEPLKSAVENYTMPRINDKKVTVEVKLWYRILPQEAADAVMGAGKIKIPAVLMASDKKLVTVE, from the coding sequence ATGGCGTTACTGCCTATGTCCTGTTCAAAGACGCGGCATTATGAATTATCGCAGTTTGTTTCGCCTGAGACATGCGGAGGATGCCATGCTGAAATATACGAGCAGTGGAAAGGGTCAATGCACAGCCTGTCCCATGTGGACCCGATATACAAGGAGGTGGCGCTTCATGACCTCAAGGGGGTCACGGACCCGGACGAAATCAAAGAAGCGGAACATTGCGTTTCGTGCCATACCCCGGTCGGGTATGTATCCGGCATGCCTCTGAAGACATCGGACCATTTGAAAAAAATTCCGGATCTGGCGCAGAAGGGCGTCCAGTGCGACTACTGCCACTCGGCAACCGGAGCGGGAAGGATTTACAACGCCGATATCAGTCTGAAACCGGGCAACGGCGAGAACGAGCCGGGAATCAAGCGCGGTCCCCACAAAGACGCAAAGCCTGAGTTCCATGGAGCAGAGTTTTCGAAATTCCACACCGGGGCGGAAATATGCGGCGCATGCCATGATGTCCGCCACGTGGTTTTCGGCACCAGGCTGGAAACGCCCTATGAGGAATGGAAGAAAAGCCCCTATGCCGAAAAGGGCATTCCATGCCAGGATTGCCATATGAGGCAGCGTCCCGGTATCGCGGCAACCGGATCGACCGACAGGCCCGACAATCCCGGTTCTTCGGCTGAAGGGGGGCCGAAACGGAAGCACATATATACTCATTACTTTACAGGAACCAATACACTGGTCCCGAAACTATACGGAAACAATGACCAGGTGGCGATGGCTGAAGAGCGCCTGAAAAATGCGGCGGACGTATCTGTCGGCGATACGATCAGAAATGGAAAGCTGACCGTTGCCGTGAAAAACAAGGGAGCGGGCCACTATCTGCCCACGGGCCTTACCCACGTGCGACAGATGTGGCTGGAGCTAACGGTTTCCGGCAGAGGCGGAGCCACGCTGTACCGCAGTGGTGGATTAGACCCCCAGGGCCGCATTGCAAGCGGAGCCGTCATCTACCATACGGTATTCGGAGACGGCAAGGGAAAACCGGTCATGAATGTAGCGAAGGCGCGGGAGATATTGAAGGATAAAAGAATCGAACCGCTGAAAAGCGCCGTTGAAAATTATACCATGCCCCGGATCAATGATAAAAAAGTTACCGTCGAGGTTAAGCTCTGGTATCGCATTCTTCCCCAGGAAGCGGCGGACGCGGTCATGGGCGCGGGGAAAATAAAGATCCCCGCTGTTCTGATGGCGTCGGACAAAAAGCTTGTGACTGTTGAATAG
- a CDS encoding peroxiredoxin — MAGKKLTTGSTAPGFTLTDSDGTMISLENFRGSWVVLYFYPKDNTSGCTLEAVDFTSRAGEFKKLNAVILGISPDSEASHRKFIAKNDLGITLLSDSDRKVLKLYGVWQIKKLYGKESYGVVRSTFLIDPEGVIRGAWEKVKVKGHVDEVFERLKELS; from the coding sequence ATGGCAGGTAAAAAGCTGACGACCGGATCGACGGCTCCCGGTTTCACCCTCACAGATTCCGATGGAACCATGATATCCCTCGAAAATTTCAGGGGTTCATGGGTCGTTCTCTATTTCTATCCAAAGGATAATACCTCCGGTTGCACCCTGGAGGCGGTTGATTTCACCTCCCGGGCCGGTGAATTCAAAAAGCTCAATGCCGTAATCCTGGGGATCAGCCCTGACTCCGAAGCAAGCCACCGGAAGTTCATCGCCAAGAATGACCTGGGAATAACCCTCCTCAGCGACAGCGACCGCAAGGTCCTGAAGCTCTATGGTGTGTGGCAGATCAAGAAGCTGTACGGCAAAGAATCCTACGGCGTGGTGCGGTCAACCTTTCTTATCGATCCCGAGGGAGTGATTCGGGGAGCGTGGGAAAAGGTAAAGGTGAAGGGACACGTTGACGAGGTATTTGAAAGACTGAAAGAATTGTCCTGA
- a CDS encoding N-glycosylase/DNA lyase — protein MSTKQIKNRIVEILKIHAEISGRIEERLLEFKKIWKEGDDCALFIEMVFCLLTPQSGARRCWRAVELLLGKNCLFEGTYEDICPELNIVRFKNNKTNYILEARDMFRGPGKSLRNILEGFDDSFLLREWLAKNVKGLGYKEASHYLRNIGRGDSIAILDRHILRHMHNLRIINDVPGSISPRQYCEMEKRLDDFALKIGIPLAHLDFVLWYMATGDIFK, from the coding sequence ATGTCAACAAAACAAATTAAAAATCGTATCGTTGAGATCCTGAAAATCCATGCTGAAATTTCCGGCCGGATAGAGGAGCGACTTCTGGAATTTAAAAAGATATGGAAGGAGGGCGATGATTGCGCACTTTTCATAGAGATGGTTTTCTGCCTCCTGACCCCTCAATCAGGCGCGAGGCGGTGCTGGCGGGCCGTGGAGCTTCTTCTTGGAAAGAATTGCCTTTTTGAAGGCACATACGAAGATATTTGCCCGGAGCTTAACATCGTTCGTTTCAAGAACAATAAGACGAATTATATCCTGGAAGCCCGGGACATGTTCAGGGGGCCGGGAAAATCCCTGAGAAATATCCTGGAAGGTTTTGACGATAGTTTTTTATTGAGAGAATGGTTAGCGAAAAATGTAAAGGGATTGGGATATAAAGAGGCAAGCCACTATCTGAGAAATATAGGGCGGGGCGATTCCATAGCGATCCTTGACCGCCACATCCTGAGGCATATGCATAACCTCCGCATTATCAACGATGTCCCCGGTTCCATATCTCCGCGTCAATACTGCGAGATGGAAAAAAGGCTCGATGACTTCGCGTTGAAAATCGGCATCCCCCTGGCACATCTTGATTTTGTTCTCTGGTACATGGCGACCGGCGATATATTCAAGTAA
- a CDS encoding ferritin family protein, which produces MPYTIKEIIDIAIGIERAGYEFYSGCAGRFTDMSVHDAFDFLAREELEHERLFQSFHGKTEAAGLYNEEYYAYLRAIGGGRIFDSQHESIAQILSGINTPMDALKHAFSAEKDSILFYSELKELFTKDKDTTLMLDRIINEERKHVSTILDVIDKLKISS; this is translated from the coding sequence ATGCCCTATACGATCAAGGAAATCATAGACATCGCCATCGGCATTGAAAGAGCCGGGTATGAATTTTATTCCGGCTGCGCCGGCAGGTTCACGGACATGTCCGTCCATGATGCTTTTGACTTCCTCGCCCGCGAGGAGCTGGAGCATGAGAGGCTTTTCCAATCATTCCACGGCAAGACCGAGGCCGCCGGTTTATATAACGAGGAATACTACGCCTACCTGAGGGCAATTGGCGGCGGCAGGATATTCGACTCACAACATGAATCGATCGCACAGATACTCTCCGGGATAAACACTCCGATGGACGCGTTAAAGCATGCCTTCTCCGCCGAAAAAGATTCCATACTTTTTTACAGCGAATTAAAGGAGCTCTTCACAAAAGACAAGGATACGACCCTGATGCTCGACAGGATAATAAATGAAGAGCGGAAACACGTATCCACGATCCTTGACGTGATTGACAAATTAAAAATATCATCATAA
- a CDS encoding leucyl aminopeptidase yields MNLVSKKPVSSYTKIDTVLIFAGESAAGQGIKLPGGFSYVEKSIDLSFFKGKQSETIFLPFSDKPNIILCGIGKEKDCDAESLRRSAAGAAFQCREKSIDQVHVIVPEIKNIESGAVLSALAEGLYLANYSFDRYKTKKNDNGKAPIKGAVFYTSVKGAAAMLKKAAIISKNTLLCRDLINETSEKSDSSGIAREAAALKKIPGVACTILDKKQIEKLKMGLLLAVNKGSSRPPRLVILTYRGNPRSKKFFAVIGKGITFDSGGINLKPSGHIEDMRTDMAGAAAALYTLKTAAELKLNKNIYAVLPLTDNMLASDSYRPGDVFKGYNGITVEIGNTDAEGRLILADAIAYADKVLKPHCIVDIATLTGACVVTFGEIIAGYVTTDEPLGALLEKAGEDTGELIWRLPLYKDYEDNMKSDIADLCNISSEKNAGTIMGGIFLKNFTTNTRWAHIDIAGTAHSSKQRGYRPKNATGFGVRLLVEALSQWKD; encoded by the coding sequence ATGAATCTTGTTTCAAAAAAACCCGTCTCTTCTTATACCAAAATCGATACTGTTCTGATCTTCGCCGGTGAATCAGCCGCCGGTCAGGGCATAAAGCTGCCTGGCGGATTTTCCTACGTGGAAAAATCGATAGACCTTTCGTTTTTCAAGGGTAAGCAATCCGAGACCATTTTCCTTCCTTTCTCTGACAAGCCGAACATCATCCTCTGCGGCATAGGCAAGGAAAAGGACTGCGACGCCGAATCCCTGCGCCGCAGCGCCGCTGGCGCCGCTTTCCAGTGCCGCGAAAAATCCATAGACCAGGTCCATGTAATCGTCCCGGAAATTAAAAATATCGAAAGCGGCGCGGTGCTGTCCGCCCTAGCCGAAGGTCTGTATCTGGCCAATTACAGCTTTGACCGGTATAAGACAAAGAAAAACGACAATGGCAAGGCCCCTATCAAGGGCGCCGTTTTTTACACCAGCGTCAAAGGCGCCGCGGCTATGCTTAAAAAAGCCGCCATCATATCGAAAAACACCCTTCTCTGCCGTGACCTCATCAACGAAACCAGCGAAAAATCCGATTCCAGTGGTATCGCCAGGGAGGCCGCTGCGCTGAAAAAGATTCCCGGCGTCGCCTGCACGATCCTTGACAAAAAGCAGATAGAAAAATTGAAGATGGGACTCCTCCTTGCCGTCAACAAGGGTAGTTCAAGACCTCCCCGCCTGGTCATACTTACCTACCGCGGCAATCCCCGGAGCAAAAAGTTCTTCGCTGTGATCGGCAAGGGGATCACCTTCGATTCAGGAGGTATTAACCTTAAGCCCTCGGGCCATATCGAGGACATGCGCACCGACATGGCCGGCGCCGCCGCGGCCCTGTATACCCTGAAGACAGCGGCTGAATTGAAGCTGAACAAGAACATTTACGCCGTCCTGCCCCTCACGGACAACATGCTTGCCAGCGACTCCTACCGCCCCGGCGATGTCTTTAAGGGGTATAACGGGATTACCGTCGAAATCGGCAATACCGACGCCGAGGGGCGCCTCATACTCGCCGACGCCATCGCCTATGCCGATAAAGTGCTGAAGCCCCACTGCATCGTGGACATCGCCACCCTGACCGGGGCCTGCGTGGTAACCTTCGGCGAGATAATTGCCGGATACGTCACCACCGACGAGCCACTGGGAGCGCTCCTTGAAAAGGCCGGCGAAGACACCGGGGAGCTGATCTGGAGACTCCCCCTGTACAAGGATTACGAGGATAACATGAAGTCCGATATAGCGGACCTGTGCAACATCTCATCCGAAAAAAACGCCGGCACCATCATGGGGGGGATTTTCCTGAAGAACTTTACGACAAACACCCGGTGGGCCCATATTGACATCGCCGGCACGGCGCATTCATCCAAGCAGCGCGGATACCGGCCCAAAAACGCCACGGGCTTCGGCGTCCGCCTCCTCGTTGAGGCCCTATCCCAATGGAAGGATTAA